ttcaagaaaaaaaaaaaaaggctaagaAAAGATTATTTTCCTTGTTAACCTTAGAATAACTCCACTGCATATATGTAGTGCTACTTATGATAACAGGAATTGAATGTAGTAACAAAGAGATGTCTGTCATATGGACTTTAGCGCCGAACTTACCAACAGAGCCATTATATATTACACTAGTGAAGGAGGAAACCTACTAGCTAGGCCAAGCGAGTAGAGTCTTCAAGTCTGATACAAACCTAAACTATCTCCAGCAAATTTATGAGCTAAACATGTTTTGTGTGAGAACACTCCCAATGGTGTTGCACGACAAAAAGAACTGTGCAGCAGGGATTGTATAACATGAGTATCCACCAGTTATGGTTTTCCACAGCTTATAACTTCATCTAGTGTTTGCATCATCAGACATATCAAGACAAATACAAGCATCATAATCCTCTCAGATTACAGTGGCATTTCGAAACCCACTCATCAAATGAATAGAGCACAACAAAAAGAAATGTTGTTGCGTAACATAAGAAATTACTTGACATACCACAGCAACAATGCCATCAAAAGATCTGAGTTCTCTGTCTGACAATGATGATACTACATTATATGCATGCCCCGCCCTCTGAGTTACAGTCACCTGAAAAGAATGGAGAGATGCGAATGCGGCTGTAGTTATATTACATCTTGCTGGAATGATAACAAGATCCATCCTTACAAAACACATTTTATTACCATCATACCTTTGTTTGAACTTTAGCACGGCAAAATATAGGAGCAACTGTATCCCAACTTTTGCGGCCTTTTCCTTTTCCACATAATGGATGAACAAGTACCTAGAGGTCTACGGCAAGTTAGCCAATGTGAGACAACTTCTGTTTTAAAgtgctagaaaaaaaaaaatggcgcaCAAAAATTAGAAGTGCAGGCTCTACCAAAAGACTCCGCGGCCTGGCTGGTTCATTTTTTATACAAGCCTCTATATGTTCAACCCATTTTTGGCAAATCTTCAAGTACTTGTGCCCAAAGGTATATGCCACAAGAACCCAAGGAGAAGCGCTTCCTCTTTCTCCGAGGAATCCATGCACCACAAAACGATGTGCCTGCAATATCATATAGGTTTATGAAAAAAGTGATAGAATGTGCGAAAAGGTTATTTATTAAACACGTACCAGTGCTACTTAATTGCATATTCTACATGAGTACCTAAACTAAGTTCTCATGTCAGTACCTACCctgtcataattttttattggtCCCTCTCCATCAGATTCTCTCAAAATTTGACTATTTCTGTTAACAAAATGTACAAAACATTCTACCAAGTAACAGAATATTCTCTTAGATTATGAActattgtcaaaaaaattataaacaccATCAATATCTGACAGAGAAGTGAAGTAAAAATAGTAAAGAATTGCATACTAATATCAACTTACAAAATTTAGAAGTCAAAATGCACAATTGTTAAAGTAGTGTTTGTACATTTTGTACAAACAAGTTATTCGATTCCAAGTTTGCATCTAACGGCAATATGATTGCATGGAAGAGGAAATGAAAGCATAGAAATTTAGGGTATGTTTGGTGCATGATCGGATTGAGAATGGAAAACGGAATTGGATTGCATTggaatgaaaaatagaatgatgAATCATACACAAACGTGTGGTTCATTACTGGAATGGAAATCGAAATAATCAATCGGGACACCTAGGATTTTGAGATAAGATGTTGGTTTAGGAAGAAGAGAGTGATGAAGGAAGGGGGGTTGtgagagagggttttgaacTTTTGAGTAGTTTACTCTAGAATGGCCAATCCAAGATTCAAAGCCGGGTTGGGCTACAAGTAGATTGGGTCATTTCCATTCCAGAGTGGTATAGGAACcggaatccgattcctataaaacaaacaacaaccaTTGGAATCCATTCCAACTCCAATTTTTGAGTCCAAAttagatgaaccaaacaagtcaTAGTGAAGAACAATCAACCTCAGAATCACCGCCCCAACGAAAAGTGCCAATGTTCCAACTGCCATTGTGAACCAAGCCAGAATCAATAAGCTCCACACCATAAACATCTGAGAATTTGATCTCAGTTTGTATCTTGGAACGGAAGTCCATACCCAAGCAAGAAGACGCAACCACGCCCTACAAAGACGGGGAAAAATGTCAAAGAAAACATAAACCTCACAATTTGAGGTATCACAAGAAGCAGTTCCGTGCATTACGAAATACAGTTACATTTCGCAGTAAGTACCTGACTACCTGGGGATCTTgagcttaaaaataaaaaaaaaaaagaacaaaaaaaatgccATAATGTCAACATAAACTACCGCACAATTCAAATAATCTGTTCCATATTGGTCTTGAAGCAAACCTCATCCTTTCATTTCTTAAATCATCCTAGTCACCTTATATAGTTATCAAACTAAACCATTCCATATAGGAAGAATAACATAGAGGTCATCAAacatagataaatatatatagttaattagACCATTGATCATTAAACTTTACTCGAGTTTTTACTTTGATCCTAACCTTCTCATTTCCCGCAATTGGGTTAGTTGCTTCAATTAAGTTTCTTTTGTTCAATCAAACAGAATCTACTGCATCAGCACAAACACCTTGGGAAGAGGCAAAATTACGACATATAGGATTCTAAGATTCGCAAATATCGTCGAGATCACGATAAGACCAATAATTCatcggggaaaaaaaaacacacacacaaaattgAAGAGGAAATTGAACAcaattgagctcaaatttgcgGATCAAAGAGGAAACGCGCATGGATCGCTAGGGTTCTACCGCGTCGAGGGGCTTCCACGAAATCCCGTCGGGGCGAAGGGTGAGGACGACCTCGCCGACGCCATCCATGAACAGCGTCGAGCTCAGGGGAGGCGCGTCCCTCTCCATCGGGGAGAGAAGAGGCcgaagaggcggcggcggcggaggtggtgggGATCGCCGAGATTTGATTTGTTCGTTTTTTTGGtgagcttttaattttttttcaagacTTTCTCCCCAGAGGATGGACGTCAATAGATACGGATATCCGACATTTTATTCAAACCCAAATACAAATTAAATGAATTTATCCGATTCTAAATAGTTATATAGTTTtgaggccaatttgcataaaaaatacacttattttggatttttgcaaAACCGAgacacctttttcgtttttacaaattcggtccgctttttcagcaaactgaccaaaatacccttatacctttttctctctcctctttctcgctcctcttcgtttctcacgttcttttttctttctcttctcggAGAGCGGCGAAGACAAAGCGGAGgcgcccttatacctttttctttctcattttttttctctcgttttttttttctttctcttatcGGAGAGCGGCGGAGACAGAGCGGAGGCGGTCTGCTTCGAttttgtccggcgcatccttactcTTGCCCGCACACCCccatcttcctcgcctccgaccccgccgaggcaGCGCcgcgaccttttttttttcttctgtaaCTCTCCTAcactgtctccgacgacgatgcctctcttgcccttctccacccttctcgtcctctccctctccctcctcctttgccgcctccgacgacaatgcatcttcgccggcgccgacaccgCGGAGGTCATTGCAGCACTACAGCCTCGGAGCaggggtccttagcggcatcgtcgccggcgctgtaaccgttggcagagaggggtgaccaaaaaataataaaagaagcaagaaaaaaaataaagataaaaatttatagaaaaaaagaataaagatgaaattccatcgttaactgaaaaaaaaattataagttgcattacttaaaatgtaaactgcagctttaaaataaaaattacactctttaaacgaaaattacactctttgaaagatatttacactgttttttctcttattgcactctttcagatgtaaacatccattaagatgaaagttacactctttaaatgaaagttgcactgtttctactcttgttacactatttcttctcttgttacactgcttcttatcttaaactgcacccatttaagagatatttatattgtttctccttttgttgcactgtttctcctcttgttgcactatttcttctcttgttacactgtttctcctcttaaaaggtacaatttaagataaaaacggtgtaacaagaggagaaatagtgcaacaagcgaaaaaatagtgcaacaagaggagaaatagtataaatatctcttaaatggatgcagtttaagataaaaaatattgtaacaagaggagaaatggtacaacaagaggagaaacagtgcaactttcgtttaaaaagtataactttcatcttaatggttgtagtttacatctgaaagagtgcaataagaagagaaacaatataaatatctcctaaagagtgtaattttcgtttaaagagtgtaatttttatcttaaagctgcagtttacatctttagtagtgcaacttataattttttttgcagttaacgattcAATTTCATcttatccttctttttatataattttttatcttttttttaatctttttattctataattttttttttgtcaccctctctgtTAACAGTCACGGCGCCGATATGGACCCcctgctccgaggctgcagcgcccaGTGACCTCCACGatgtcggcgtcggcgccggcgaagatacaTCATCGTCGGAGGCAGCAGacaaggagggagagggagagggagagacgagaagggcggggaagagcgagagaggcgtcgtcattggagacggtggaggagagtcggaaaagaaaagaaaagaaaaaagcaaaaaaaaaaaaaatcgcggtCCGGCTTTGGccgggtcggaggcgaggaaggtggggggtgcgttggcgagggcaagggcgagggcgagagcatgagggtaagaggcgaggcggaccgtttccgcctttGCCTCTGCCTTCGCTACTTTTTTcggggaggaaaaaaaaagaacgagagaaacgaagaggagagagaaagaggaaagcgAAAAAGTAAtgagagtattttggtcagtttgctgaaaaaaagAACCGAAtatgcaaaaacgaaaaaggtggcctggttttgcaaaagtccaaaataattggattttttatgcaaattggcctagttttgaatatgaatatcagaaataaaaattcaacggatttaaatttaagtataaattttaattatatccCATCTGAACACGAACACGATCCGAaccataaattattttacattacatataatattaatatatatata
This genomic interval from Ananas comosus cultivar F153 unplaced genomic scaffold, ASM154086v1, whole genome shotgun sequence contains the following:
- the LOC109704515 gene encoding ceramide kinase-like, which produces MERDAPPLSSTLFMDGVGEVVLTLRPDGISWKPLDAGVVASSCLGMDFRSKIQTEIKFSDVYGVELIDSGLVHNGSWNIGTFRWGGDSEAHRFVVHGFLGERGSASPWVLVAYTFGHKYLKICQKWVEHIEACIKNEPARPRSLLVLVHPLCGKGKGRKSWDTVAPIFCRAKVQTKVTVTQRAGHAYNVVSSLSDRELRSFDGIVAVGGDGLFNEVLNGLLASRHEASYPPSPTELSFAGCGEQSQQCRDNTNGRCSSNDVNDMASETSLTSDDHEPLLTSSMPNGTDIPKSTTKNEECNAANQAPSTPFPNDWFRLGIIPAGSTDAIVLSTTGIRDPVTSALNIVLGRKMLLDIAQVVRWKASPSPRDLPSVHYAASFAGFVIF